DNA sequence from the Lodderomyces elongisporus chromosome 5, complete sequence genome:
gtcgtacacttgttacttgtgacagtgctatgcgacaagggagaaagaaaaaaagaaaaaaagaaaacgaaaaaaagaaagaaaaaaaaatatttattcCCAAGAAAGAGATTCCGAGGCATTTTGTGCAATTTTGTCCAACGCCAAaagatttctttttttggtgtatttttttattttgtgtAGTTGCGAAAACAATCCTTTCAatctattattattagtattattcttcttcctcttcttcttctttgtcttcttcgtcttcgtcTTCTCCTTCCTTTTCACAATAGACGAAATACTCGGCATGTCTACTATAATGGAAAAGCAGGAGGTTAGTTCTACATGGCACATATGGAGTCAACAATCTATTATGTGTTGCAACATCCTAACCGTGACATGAAACACCCACCCTTTGCCATTTCCATGTACACATGTActcttttaattcttttaattctttttatttttgaaattataTAAGAGAATGCAAAGTCCCAGTTCCATCCCACCTTCTTTACTATTTCAATATTTGTACTTATACTAATAAATAATCCATTTCCACCTTACAAGATAAAGGACTAACCTACTTTTCGTTACTAAACAACGACTTATTCACTCCTTAGTATTATTCAATCCTTTAGAAACAATCTCATTTCCTGTCCCTTTCATTAAACAGACATTTGTAACATCACAGTTTGATCTTTACAACTAGTCGCTCCTTTCTTAATAAATAAGTCATTACCATCATTACCAtcattattactattattactacAAATAACAACTAATAATAGCTTGGATTCATTGATTTAATCACAACTACAGTAATACTACACTAGATTATTATCCGTACACTATGAGAACATCGACCTTAGCATTAACATTAGCAGGACTCTTAACCTCGCTAGTCCAAGCTGCTCCAGCACCAGGAGTTGTCATTGTGACGGCTTACACTACTGtgattgttgatgaaagtGGTCTCACCATAACTCCTTCTGCGCAAACAGAGAATGCTCAAGCAGAATATACAAGAGTGCCAGCCGTCCAGATCCAAAGCTCTTCCAAAGATGATGAACCTACATTAGCTATTGCATCGACATCATCGAATCAAGAACAATCATTGCAGCCAACAACATCGACTGCAACTTCTACGTCATCCACTGAATTCACACCACTGTCCGTTTCCACATCACCAacttcctcctcttcttcaacttcttcaacttcttcaacttcttcCACATCATCATCCCAAGCTACTGGCTCTTTACAGTCTGGAGAAGGTACCTACTACTCAACTGGTTTGGGCTCATGTGGAATCACAAGTTCAGACACCGATTACATCATAGCTGTTTCTCACGAAATGTATGACCAATACACGCCAAATGGAAatccaaacaaaaataccTTGTGTGGAAAGAAAGTTAGAGCATTCTATGGTGATAACTCCGTTGACGTTACCGTGGTTGACCGTTGTGAAGCATGCTCGTATAACGATTTGGACTTTTCTCCATCGGCATTTAGCCAATTGGCCAGCCAGTCTTTAGGAAGAATCGATATCACCTGGGAATGGTTGGATTAAACATCAATCCACActtatatgtatataaacatatatatatatatgcatgctatctttgtttttttcctcaCCATTTGTGTTTGGATTTAGAATGTTtagatgaaaagaatatacTTTATACCCTTTTACCTTACTAgcaatttgaatttttttttactttggcCAATTTCCAGATTCCTATAATTCCTTTTTCTGcatgttgtagttgtagttgttgttgttgttggtgttgttgttctgttcttcaacttttcctttatcGAACTTCACAATGCACAAACgcttatttttattttcaagtgttttttttttgttgtttcaaaaattcTTTCAAGAgattctattttttattttgcagcCATTTTTTACTAACCAGGCGGGCAAAACCTAATGCCAAACTCTAAACTCCAGATGTCCTCTTTACTGCCCTTgttttttacaaaagacGATTCAATTCAATTAAGAAGAAGTTGAGATAGTGTAGTAAACTAATAATCAAGTATATGTAAAGAATCACACATCAGATGGCAAAACTGGTCTCTTAAAATTCGTGTCAATATTATAATTTCTCATTTAGGGTTAAATAAATCAAACGATATTCTTAAAACTTATCACCTTGTTGACTACAAGCCTAAATGAAACCAGAAAATATtataaataaagagaaagaaaaatatttatattcaCTGCTGAACAGGAACTTTCTTAGCccattatttattattcaCAAATAATAAATCTCCCACTTtcttttgaagaagaagaagaagaagaagaagaagaagaatgaaagaCCAACACTATATAAATGTAGATAGGCACTTCTTCATtgtatcttttcttttttttctttttttgctttttaatcttttctttttgtttcgaaAAATTCTTATTTCATCTATATATTCGAATCAATAACAGTTTTTGCAGTTCACCAACACATCTTATTTGTcataaacaaaagataaGTTCCACTAAACTGCTTACACACATTTGCACAGTAAACAAGATCATTATTTAGAAACAAAGGGAATACcaaccccccccccccccccccacacaccttttccaaaaaaaaaaagaaaaagaaacaaaaaacaaaaaacctaAAAGAACACCCCGCAGCCACTTTAGAATCAATGAAATATACCTCAATACTTTTGGCCACTCTTTTAGCCATTTATGTTCTGGCTTCTCCGCAAGTCATCGTAGTATATAAGACGGTTTATGTTGATAAAAACGGTAATAGAGTTGGACCACCATCAAGTTTAAGGAGTACTAGCACTAGTAGCAGAGCAATTCCCACATTCACCACCACTACAACCATCGACATATCTAAACCTACAAAcaaacctcaacaacaattgaatCCACAACAAATTTCTGAACCAGAAGAGCTGCAAGTCAAACAAGAACCTCCTTTTGCACTGGAACCGGAACCTGAACTGGTACCTGCACCTGAACCGGAACCTGAACTGGTACCTCAGCCTGCGCCTGCACTTGCACTTGCACTTGAACCTGAACCTGAACCCAAACCCGAACAGCAGGGTCAAACTTTCTCAGGTGATGCAACTTACTATTCGACCGGATTGGGAGCATGTGGCATCGTCAATACAGATTCAGACTACATCATTGCGATTTCGCACGAAATGTATGATCAACACACACCAGATGGAAACCCAAACCATAATACCTTGTGTGGTAAAAAGATCAAGGCCTTCCGCAATGGAAAATCTATAGATGTTACAGTTGTTGACCGTTGTGAAGGATGTGCATATAATGACTTGGATTTTTCCCCTGCAGCATTCAAACAGTTGGCAGACTTTGAAGAAGGTAGAGTACGTATTACTTGGAAATGGTTGTAAATACCaacaagaaggaagaaatgaaaaaaaagaaaaaaaaaaaacaaatttagGCTATCAGAGCATTGGAGAATGGGAATATAAAAGCTGTTTGTATACCAGAAAGAGTTAAAGTATAAAACTGGTGACTTTATCTTGTCACGTGCAATCGTAGtttgcctttttttctcttttctttttttttttctcttttcttttttttttctcttttctttagaTTGAAAATACCCCCATGCATTTTACAATGTCTTTTTAtattacttttttattttgtattcaTTACTTTGCTTTAGTCTAATTAAAAAAGtctaccaaaaaaaaagaaaagaaaagaaaagaaataaaataattcACTAGTCTAAAGAATAGTCTAAATAAACTAGATAAGTAAGATACAGGTACTGAAGAAGGAGATGGAGTGAATGgtcaaagaagaaatgatTGCATGTTTAGGtctaaaacaaaacagtaCTGGTTATAACAGATTACCGTGTTTGgtgttttattttctaaTTTACGTTTAATATTTCGCAGCCACTAGACTAAAATTTTataaattattttttttttcaaaaggaaaaaaagaggagtAAAACATAAGAAACAAGTTGTATGATCCATATTCAAGGTGAAAAGAGACTTGTGAAAGTGGTACGAGACCAATACTCTAGTCTCttactttttcatttttttcattatatCCCTTGgttctttggttttttgattcttgttttcttttttttttaatttgtttttttaaattctgGGTGGTTAAATCACCCACATTGGTTCATTTGATTCGGGCTATGTATAAtgatttcttcaaaagtaaaagtacCAAGCctgttctttgtttgttctctttgaaattgtataaatatccatcAATAAATTGCACCAAATAGGAGTCTTGATGtgattataaaaaaaaatattcttTCCATTatcacctttttttttttgcttccttCTACTATATATTTACCATTAAGAGTtaacaaaggaaaagacaaacaagatgaaagtatcaacaattttACAAGCTATTGCAATGTTTCAAttaacaacagcaacctCACTATGGTCGCTTATCTCCGATAAAGCCAACTTACCAAAACAAGTAgatgatttgaaaaactgTGCTGGGAGTGTAGCTGCTGCCGCTGCTAATAAACtttcaccaaaaaaattgttccCCACTGAcgctgctgctgccgctgctactactactactactgctgctactgctattaCTACTAATGGTACAATAAAAGAGATTCCTACAATTTACagaaccaccaccattgaAGTTTTCACTAGTGAAGAAGTTGctgaaaacaaacaagctAGTGCAACGCTACCTTCTGACAATAGTGGTAACAACAATTTTGATGACAAAACcccaaaagaaacaagtaCCCCTCCAGCAAACAATATTACTCCAGAACCTACCAAAGGCACATATACTGGCGAAGGGACATTTTATTCAACGGGACTTGGTGCATGTGGTGGACGCAATAAGGACTCAGACTATATTGTTGCCCTTTCAGAAAACTTTTACAAAGAGTATACACCAGGAAACAAtccaaataaaaatacaTTGTGCGGCAAGAAACTCCGTGCATTTTACAATGGAAAATCAGTCGACGTCACTGTGGTGGACTGCTGTGTTGGGTGTGGCTATTACGATTTGGATTTTTCACCTGCTGCATTTAGACAATTGGCTGACCAGAAATTGGGTAGAATTCAAGTGACATGGCTGTGGTTGGAAGTAGCCTAGATACCGCTTGACCTATTagtatacatgtatatgtatatgtatatacagaTTTTATAGATAAATTGcttgttgttttcaatatttttcgGTCAACTGTAGATCATGTGGTTTGAACAGTAcggtttttctttttttttaaatagcTAGAATTTTGGCTTTATTAGCAATAAAGATGGCCAATCCAAAGTATAAGTAAACAATGTATTAAAGTTTTCCAGAAAACT
Encoded proteins:
- the DAG7_1 gene encoding Lytic transglycosylase, which translates into the protein MRTSTLALTLAGLLTSLVQAAPAPGVVIVTAYTTVIVDESGLTITPSAQTENAQAEYTRVPAVQIQSSSKDDEPTLAIASTSSNQEQSLQPTTSTATSTSSTEFTPSSVSTSPTSSSSSTSSTSSTSSTSSSQATGSLQSGEGTYYSTGLGSCGITSSDTDYIIAVSHEMYDQYTPNGNPNKNTLCGKKVRAFYGDNSVDVTVVDRCEACSYNDLDFSPSAFSQLASQSLGRIDITWEWLD
- the DAG7_2 gene encoding Lytic transglycosylase gives rise to the protein MKYTSILLATLLAIYVSASPQVIVVYKTVYVDKNGNRVGPPSSLRSTSTSSRAIPTFTTTTTIDISKPTNKPQQQLNPQQISEPEESQVKQEPPFASEPEPESVPAPEPEPESVPQPAPALALALEPEPEPKPEQQGQTFSGDATYYSTGLGACGIVNTDSDYIIAISHEMYDQHTPDGNPNHNTLCGKKIKAFRNGKSIDVTVVDRCEGCAYNDLDFSPAAFKQLADFEEGRVRITWKWL
- the DAG7_3 gene encoding Lytic transglycosylase, yielding MKVSTILQAIAMFQLTTATSLWSLISDKANLPKQVDDLKNCAGSVAAAAANKLSPKKLFPTDAAAAAATTTTTAATAITTNGTIKEIPTIYRTTTIEVFTSEEVAENKQASATLPSDNSGNNNFDDKTPKETSTPPANNITPEPTKGTYTGEGTFYSTGLGACGGRNKDSDYIVALSENFYKEYTPGNNPNKNTLCGKKLRAFYNGKSVDVTVVDCCVGCGYYDLDFSPAAFRQLADQKLGRIQVTWSWLEVA